The Methylomonas koyamae genome has a segment encoding these proteins:
- the csb2 gene encoding type I-G CRISPR-associated protein Csb2: protein MLTLSLSFPGGRYHATPWGRHVNEADVAWPPDPWRLTRALIATWHRKLDHQLYPEILLTSLLGLLADEPPHYRLPTAVHSHTRHYMPNRQKSTLIFDAFARIDPTEALIVHWPECQLNDAQTALLDELLNCIGYVGRAESWVEAKRLDDWNGEPNCFPGSTQIDQETGEIQTEPVQLYAPLTPDAYVNFQQQMQSGLALRKLKTSELKSIKKTLPISWLEAVSLDTADLQNAGWSAPPAAQKVLYQRPIQALKSSVASRAKPKPSPSADTVRYAVYGKPLMRELDTIRFAEHVRRAVMGKAKWTLGETAIPPLLTGHGLNADNRHCHAFYLPQADSNGLLDHVLIHVPAGIDGDMRRVFGALKTVKGFDGQEWRLMLEHIGQREDFENVSPIVQSASVWQSRTPYLHPWHCKKDLDVSAQIRRECRERQLAEPTEIRLLPTIKPYGRELRPIDFHRFRSKRGLMQPDTRGSFWQLTFAESVSGPLALGFGCHFGLGLFAPVKANE from the coding sequence ATGCTTACGCTATCGCTCAGCTTTCCGGGCGGGCGTTACCACGCCACGCCTTGGGGCCGCCACGTCAACGAAGCTGATGTGGCTTGGCCGCCCGACCCATGGCGCTTGACCCGCGCCTTGATTGCCACTTGGCACCGCAAACTCGACCATCAGCTTTACCCTGAGATTTTGCTGACAAGTTTGCTCGGATTGCTGGCGGACGAACCGCCGCATTACCGGCTGCCGACGGCGGTGCACAGTCATACTAGGCATTACATGCCCAATCGCCAAAAATCCACGTTGATTTTCGACGCCTTTGCCCGCATCGATCCAACTGAAGCGCTAATCGTGCACTGGCCCGAATGCCAACTGAACGACGCACAAACCGCATTACTGGACGAGCTTTTAAACTGCATCGGCTATGTCGGACGCGCCGAATCCTGGGTAGAGGCAAAACGCCTCGACGATTGGAACGGTGAACCAAACTGTTTTCCGGGAAGCACCCAAATCGATCAGGAAACCGGCGAGATTCAGACCGAACCGGTGCAGTTGTATGCTCCACTTACCCCCGATGCCTACGTCAATTTCCAGCAGCAAATGCAGTCCGGCTTAGCCTTACGCAAGTTGAAAACCTCGGAATTGAAAAGCATCAAGAAAACGCTGCCGATCAGTTGGTTGGAGGCGGTCAGCCTGGATACTGCCGACTTGCAAAACGCCGGCTGGAGTGCGCCGCCGGCCGCGCAAAAAGTGCTTTACCAGCGCCCGATTCAGGCATTGAAAAGCAGCGTTGCCAGCCGCGCCAAACCTAAACCAAGCCCGTCCGCCGACACGGTGCGTTACGCCGTTTACGGCAAGCCGCTGATGCGCGAATTGGATACCATCAGATTTGCCGAGCATGTGCGCCGAGCGGTGATGGGTAAGGCCAAATGGACATTGGGCGAAACCGCGATTCCGCCGTTGCTGACCGGTCATGGATTGAATGCCGATAACCGCCACTGCCACGCCTTTTACCTGCCGCAAGCCGACTCCAACGGCCTGCTCGATCACGTGCTGATTCACGTCCCGGCCGGTATTGACGGCGACATGCGCCGGGTTTTCGGCGCGTTAAAAACGGTCAAAGGCTTTGACGGCCAGGAATGGCGCCTAATGTTGGAGCATATCGGCCAGCGTGAAGATTTCGAAAACGTCTCGCCTATTGTTCAGTCCGCCAGTGTTTGGCAGTCGCGAACACCGTATCTACACCCGTGGCACTGCAAAAAAGACTTAGATGTGTCGGCACAGATTCGGCGGGAATGTAGGGAACGCCAGTTGGCCGAACCGACGGAAATCCGGCTGTTACCGACCATTAAGCCGTACGGCCGCGAGCTCCGGCCGATTGACTTTCACCGCTTTCGAAGCAAAAGGGGGCTAATGCAGCCGGATACCCGAGGTTCGTTCTGGCAGCTGACATTTGCCGAATCCGTTTCTGGACCGCTGGCATTAGGCTTTGGCTGCCATTTTGGCTTGGGTTTGTTCGCTCCAGTAAAAGCAAATGAATAA
- the cas8g1 gene encoding type I-G CRISPR-associated protein Cas8g1/Csx17: protein MSHEIELKGCAPTPLAHYLKALGILRLVAEQKDPNAKGCWRDEAFVLQSSLDKESLLRFFLDEYQPTPITAPWNGGSGFYFQEGKTSAVDPETGKKLKTGVRDQETEATRTVKAFIDSECDRFAVYRDVLKQIRSLLTKYACQEAPKTEAKDLILKIFRNTFPDVFLSWLDAVLLIGTDKTFFPPLLGTGGNDGNLDFTNNFMQRQLQLFDPLTGQATALSEAWLSNSLFADATPQMHKDAAIGQFFPGNAGGPNATAGFEAKSLINPWDFVLMLEGALLFAASTTRRLQQDKNGSLSYPFTVRMAGGGSGAGNQNDEADSHDEIWLPVWYQATGLNELNGLFQEGRATVGRRPAKDGLDFARAVASLGVDRGITEFQRYGFMMRSGKSYLATPISRIATRANPSAELISDLERNRFLDSLRRFARSDKASARLAALAHQLENRLFDLTRGADRRVCQDILMLLGKIQRAVSISPKAKEDIHQPIPLLSSQWLVASDDASSEFRLACALAGLKAVGGGSAKSAGYESSTESVVEASAGLPMRLHFAGIKLDKKRYIWDNESRLAVWGEGSLTQNLNETLRCRWLAAQRLSHKDKPFAYGVGANQADIAAFLAGSVDDRRISDLAHGLALLKEFNSSGLQTPTARHAALPAAYGVLKPFFVPDRELVRIGFLAEDAHLPLRGELLSWLAGNQTQKAVYWAWAKLRQVGVGLPHFPQQAPSAVGIDGPRLLAALAFPLASGQLKSLLLTLGASEKATEQQAESVQ, encoded by the coding sequence ATGAGCCATGAAATCGAATTAAAAGGCTGCGCACCTACGCCGCTGGCCCATTACCTGAAGGCGCTGGGCATATTGCGTTTGGTGGCGGAGCAGAAAGACCCGAATGCCAAAGGCTGCTGGCGGGACGAGGCCTTTGTGTTACAAAGCAGTTTGGATAAAGAAAGTCTGTTGCGGTTTTTTCTGGATGAGTATCAACCCACGCCGATTACCGCGCCTTGGAATGGCGGAAGCGGATTTTACTTTCAGGAAGGCAAGACCAGCGCCGTCGATCCTGAAACTGGAAAAAAATTAAAAACCGGCGTGCGAGATCAGGAGACGGAAGCCACTCGAACGGTTAAAGCCTTTATCGATAGCGAATGCGACCGTTTTGCTGTTTATCGGGATGTACTAAAACAAATTCGCTCACTGCTAACAAAATACGCTTGCCAGGAAGCACCGAAAACAGAAGCCAAAGACCTGATTCTGAAAATTTTCCGAAATACCTTTCCCGATGTTTTTCTTAGTTGGTTGGACGCCGTTTTGCTGATCGGCACCGATAAAACCTTTTTCCCGCCATTGCTCGGCACCGGTGGCAATGACGGCAACTTGGACTTCACCAACAATTTCATGCAGCGGCAACTACAGCTGTTCGACCCTCTAACCGGCCAAGCGACAGCATTGAGTGAAGCTTGGTTATCAAACTCGCTATTTGCCGATGCCACGCCACAGATGCACAAAGACGCCGCCATTGGACAATTTTTCCCCGGAAATGCGGGTGGCCCGAATGCGACGGCGGGATTCGAGGCCAAATCGCTGATAAATCCTTGGGACTTTGTGCTGATGCTGGAAGGGGCGTTGTTATTTGCCGCCAGCACGACCAGACGCTTGCAGCAGGATAAAAACGGTAGTTTGAGTTACCCCTTCACCGTTCGGATGGCCGGTGGCGGTAGTGGTGCGGGCAACCAAAACGACGAAGCGGATTCGCATGACGAAATCTGGTTGCCTGTGTGGTACCAAGCGACAGGTCTAAACGAGTTGAACGGCTTGTTTCAAGAAGGCCGGGCCACCGTGGGCAGAAGACCGGCCAAAGATGGCTTGGACTTTGCGCGTGCGGTCGCGTCCTTGGGCGTGGATCGCGGCATTACCGAATTTCAGCGCTACGGGTTCATGATGCGTTCCGGTAAATCCTATCTGGCAACCCCGATAAGCCGGATTGCAACGCGCGCCAACCCATCGGCGGAATTGATTTCCGATTTGGAACGCAACCGCTTTTTGGACAGTTTGCGCCGCTTTGCCCGCAGTGACAAAGCGTCGGCGCGATTGGCCGCCTTGGCGCATCAACTGGAAAACCGTTTGTTTGACCTCACTCGCGGCGCAGATCGGCGGGTTTGCCAAGACATTTTGATGTTACTAGGCAAAATTCAACGCGCAGTCAGTATCAGCCCGAAAGCGAAAGAAGACATTCATCAACCGATACCTTTATTAAGCTCGCAATGGCTGGTCGCCAGCGACGATGCCAGCTCGGAGTTTCGTTTGGCCTGCGCTTTGGCCGGCTTAAAAGCCGTTGGCGGCGGATCAGCAAAATCCGCAGGGTACGAAAGCTCTACCGAATCGGTTGTCGAGGCGTCTGCCGGCTTACCTATGCGCCTGCATTTTGCCGGAATCAAACTCGACAAGAAACGCTATATCTGGGACAACGAATCGCGGTTGGCCGTTTGGGGCGAAGGTTCTCTGACGCAAAATCTTAACGAAACCCTGCGTTGCCGCTGGCTGGCGGCGCAACGGCTTTCACATAAGGACAAACCCTTTGCCTATGGTGTCGGGGCAAATCAAGCCGATATAGCCGCATTTTTGGCTGGCTCAGTAGATGATCGGCGGATCAGCGACTTGGCGCATGGCTTGGCGTTGCTCAAGGAATTCAACTCAAGCGGGCTTCAAACACCGACAGCTCGGCATGCCGCATTGCCCGCCGCCTATGGTGTGCTCAAGCCGTTTTTCGTGCCGGATCGCGAATTAGTCAGAATCGGTTTCCTGGCGGAAGACGCCCACTTACCGCTACGCGGAGAATTATTGTCCTGGCTGGCCGGCAATCAAACGCAAAAAGCCGTCTATTGGGCTTGGGCCAAGTTGCGCCAGGTCGGCGTCGGTTTGCCGCATTTCCCGCAGCAAGCGCCAAGCGCGGTTGGAATTGATGGGCCTCGCCTGTTGGCGGCGTTGGCATTTCCGCTTGCATCCGGCCAACTGAAAAGTCTGTTGCTGACGCTTGGCGCCAGTGAAAAAGCAACAGAACAGCAAGCTGAATCGGTCCAATGA
- a CDS encoding cytochrome-c peroxidase has protein sequence MFKFRLLVSAIALTGSMSVMAAEPLPSVAPAPADNPTTLEKVTLGKMLYHDPRLSSTGTVSCASCHNTMLGGEDNRPVAMGVNGQTGGRSAPTVWNAAFNKVQFWDGRADSLEAQAAGPVTNPIEMGMKSWDDVVARLKTIEGYQHAFEKAFGKDSISKENATKAIAAYERTLITPNSPYDKYLGGDKDAMTKQQIRGMEKAVEVGCTSCHSGPAFNGPGVFQKFPVNSNGYFEAQYHFLKDKGLAEVTKKDSDEHMWKVPTLRNVALTAPYFHNGSVKTLDRAVWLMAKLQLNKELSDGDVADIVAFLNALTGEFPTQTMPQLPATPGSSFN, from the coding sequence ATGTTCAAATTTCGCCTGCTGGTTTCCGCGATTGCGCTGACCGGTTCTATGTCCGTAATGGCGGCCGAGCCGCTGCCGAGCGTGGCTCCGGCTCCTGCCGACAACCCGACCACGCTGGAAAAAGTCACGTTGGGAAAAATGCTGTACCACGATCCGCGGTTGTCCTCCACCGGCACCGTATCCTGCGCCTCTTGCCATAACACTATGTTGGGCGGCGAAGACAACCGTCCGGTGGCAATGGGCGTCAACGGCCAAACCGGCGGCCGTAGCGCGCCGACCGTCTGGAACGCCGCCTTTAATAAAGTCCAGTTCTGGGACGGCCGTGCCGACAGTTTGGAAGCCCAAGCCGCCGGTCCGGTGACCAATCCGATCGAGATGGGTATGAAGAGCTGGGACGACGTGGTCGCCCGCCTGAAAACTATCGAAGGTTACCAACACGCGTTCGAAAAAGCCTTCGGTAAGGATTCGATTTCCAAGGAAAACGCCACCAAAGCCATCGCCGCTTACGAAAGAACCCTGATCACGCCGAACAGCCCGTATGACAAATACCTCGGCGGCGATAAAGACGCGATGACCAAGCAACAAATCCGCGGTATGGAGAAAGCAGTCGAGGTCGGGTGCACCAGTTGCCACAGCGGCCCGGCATTCAACGGCCCCGGTGTGTTCCAGAAATTCCCGGTTAACTCTAACGGCTATTTCGAAGCGCAATACCACTTCTTGAAAGACAAAGGCCTGGCGGAAGTCACCAAAAAGGACAGCGACGAGCACATGTGGAAGGTACCGACCTTGCGCAACGTAGCTCTGACCGCACCTTATTTCCATAACGGTTCGGTAAAAACCCTGGATAGAGCGGTCTGGTTGATGGCCAAATTGCAGTTGAACAAAGAGTTGTCCGACGGCGACGTTGCCGACATCGTCGCGTTCCTGAACGCGTTGACCGGCGAATTCCCGACTCAAACAATGCCGCAATTGCCGGCGACTCCGGGTTCCAGCTTCAATTAA
- a CDS encoding IS5 family transposase — MPRQLFTDEYWNKFKAIMLSLGIYDKPSLRQTVEGIFYRMRVGCPWRDLPATFGKWNAVYKRFNAWSLQEKLMGIFRGLVVAPDLEWTFIDGSIVKAHQHSSGAAREQDAAIGKSVAGNTTKIHMAVDACGLPIHFSVTGGEVHDCKEAPKLVAKLPLADYTVADKGYDSEPLRIQIREKGSVPIIPRKQNSIVGNDGMDWCLYQYRHLVENVFARLKHFRAIATRYDKLKRNFESVVALACAFIWLPM, encoded by the coding sequence ATGCCACGACAATTGTTTACGGACGAATACTGGAATAAATTCAAAGCCATCATGTTAAGCCTGGGGATTTACGACAAGCCTTCGCTCCGGCAAACGGTAGAAGGGATTTTTTATCGCATGCGAGTCGGCTGCCCCTGGCGAGACCTGCCTGCCACGTTTGGTAAGTGGAATGCCGTGTACAAACGGTTCAATGCGTGGTCACTGCAAGAAAAACTGATGGGCATTTTTCGAGGTCTAGTTGTGGCACCCGATTTGGAATGGACCTTTATTGACGGCAGTATCGTAAAAGCGCATCAGCATAGTAGTGGCGCGGCTCGTGAACAGGATGCCGCGATTGGGAAATCCGTCGCGGGTAACACCACGAAAATCCATATGGCCGTTGATGCCTGCGGGCTGCCTATTCATTTCTCGGTCACCGGTGGTGAAGTCCATGACTGTAAAGAAGCGCCGAAATTAGTGGCTAAACTGCCTTTGGCTGACTACACGGTCGCTGACAAAGGCTATGACAGTGAACCTCTAAGGATTCAAATTCGAGAGAAAGGGAGTGTGCCCATCATTCCTAGAAAACAGAATTCAATCGTCGGGAATGACGGAATGGATTGGTGTCTCTACCAATATCGCCACCTCGTTGAAAATGTCTTTGCGCGATTGAAACATTTCAGAGCCATCGCGACGCGATATGACAAATTGAAACGCAATTTTGAAAGCGTTGTCGCTTTGGCCTGCGCTTTTATTTGGTTACCCATGTAA
- a CDS encoding type II toxin-antitoxin system PemK/MazF family toxin, producing the protein MMKRGEIWIGNLNPPRGREIGKARPVLIIQTDELNESITPMVVVLPLTTQVYPLFKRWRVTLPPRGRLLKSCQVITDQPRALDRDRFGEGPLATVTAEELAAVEKSLRGVMGLW; encoded by the coding sequence ATGATGAAACGCGGCGAAATTTGGATCGGCAACCTCAACCCGCCGCGCGGGCGGGAAATCGGTAAAGCTCGGCCAGTGCTGATTATCCAAACTGACGAATTGAACGAGAGCATCACGCCGATGGTGGTGGTGTTGCCGTTGACGACTCAGGTTTACCCGCTGTTCAAACGCTGGCGAGTGACCCTGCCGCCGCGCGGCCGCCTGTTGAAATCGTGCCAGGTCATTACCGACCAACCCCGCGCCCTGGACAGAGACCGCTTCGGCGAAGGCCCCCTCGCCACCGTCACCGCCGAAGAACTGGCGGCGGTGGAGAAGAGTTTGCGGGGAGTGATGGGGTTGTGGTGA
- the cas3 gene encoding CRISPR-associated helicase Cas3', giving the protein MPLSSVEQTLPEVQRRIKAIKRLTKAACLLSSETKKSYVAQLAELVSQQHQIGTNSLVIVNRVERAQQLFAQLKKQKPTAELLLVHARFRLHERRQLNQRLQQAAPEAGRIIIATQAIEAGVDISSKTLFTEIAPWSSLVQRFGRCNRYGEYNQTGGADIFWIDIEDDTLPYAPEDFALSRSHLLSLESVAPAELPKVTAEQAIHPVIRKKDFLDLFNTDTDLSGFDTDISQFIRDLGMPQLRVFWRDIEKPQPDEPQPLPGELCPVSMGQIKDYFKDKERAAFVWDGLAKTWKKIDQPFPGMTLLLPARCGGYDLESGFDPIKKQAVPVTLLETAQTDDSYTGDQDSRKTKAIELPAHLRHVFEHAQHLVDQVHAQVSGKHAVVTAAAWHDVGKSHKVFQHTMLQDDRLSNEKLWAKSAANASHQRRYFRHELASMLAWLINNAEHPQRDLIAYLIVSHHGKVRLSLRAMPDEKPPKDKPHILYARGVYQGDRLPEVTVLDQIMPATELRLELMQLGETDVMGPSWTTRVQNLLREHGPFELAWYETLVRIADWRASEAEQQNGTENLQ; this is encoded by the coding sequence TTGCCATTGAGCAGCGTCGAACAAACCCTGCCAGAGGTACAACGACGCATTAAGGCGATAAAGCGCCTAACCAAAGCAGCATGCCTGCTAAGCAGCGAAACCAAAAAAAGCTACGTCGCGCAACTCGCCGAACTGGTCAGCCAACAGCATCAAATAGGGACGAACAGTTTGGTGATCGTCAATCGGGTCGAACGCGCGCAACAGTTGTTCGCGCAACTGAAAAAGCAAAAACCGACGGCGGAATTGTTGTTGGTTCACGCCCGGTTCCGGCTGCATGAGCGGCGGCAACTCAACCAGCGTTTACAGCAAGCGGCACCGGAAGCGGGCCGAATTATCATCGCCACCCAGGCCATCGAAGCCGGGGTGGATATTTCCAGCAAAACCTTGTTTACCGAGATTGCGCCGTGGTCGTCGTTGGTCCAACGCTTCGGGCGCTGCAACCGTTACGGCGAATATAACCAAACCGGCGGCGCGGATATTTTCTGGATCGACATCGAAGACGATACCTTGCCCTATGCGCCTGAGGATTTTGCACTTAGCCGCAGTCATTTGCTGAGTTTGGAGAGCGTCGCGCCGGCCGAACTGCCGAAAGTCACCGCTGAACAGGCGATTCATCCAGTCATACGCAAAAAAGATTTTCTGGATTTGTTCAACACCGACACCGACCTGAGCGGCTTCGATACCGACATTTCCCAATTCATCCGAGACCTAGGCATGCCGCAACTGCGGGTGTTTTGGCGCGACATCGAAAAGCCGCAACCGGACGAACCGCAACCCCTGCCTGGCGAGCTTTGTCCGGTGTCGATGGGGCAGATCAAAGACTATTTCAAGGACAAGGAGCGAGCCGCTTTCGTTTGGGACGGTTTGGCAAAAACCTGGAAAAAGATCGATCAACCGTTTCCCGGCATGACCCTACTCCTACCTGCTCGGTGCGGCGGCTACGATCTGGAATCAGGATTCGATCCCATCAAAAAACAAGCGGTGCCGGTTACGCTGTTGGAAACGGCGCAAACCGACGATAGTTATACCGGCGACCAAGATAGCCGTAAAACCAAGGCGATAGAACTGCCCGCTCATTTGCGCCATGTTTTCGAACATGCCCAGCACTTGGTAGATCAGGTTCATGCGCAAGTAAGCGGAAAACACGCGGTAGTTACCGCTGCTGCTTGGCATGACGTGGGTAAATCGCACAAAGTATTTCAACACACCATGCTGCAAGATGACCGGCTGAGCAATGAAAAGCTTTGGGCCAAATCCGCGGCAAACGCCAGTCACCAACGCCGATATTTCCGTCACGAACTGGCCTCCATGCTGGCGTGGCTAATCAACAATGCCGAACACCCGCAGCGCGACCTGATTGCCTATTTGATCGTCTCCCACCACGGCAAAGTGCGGTTAAGCCTGCGAGCCATGCCGGACGAAAAGCCGCCCAAGGACAAGCCGCATATTCTCTATGCCCGTGGCGTTTACCAAGGCGACCGTTTGCCGGAAGTTACTGTCCTCGACCAAATCATGCCGGCCACCGAGTTGCGGCTGGAATTGATGCAACTGGGCGAAACTGACGTGATGGGGCCGTCTTGGACCACGCGCGTGCAGAACCTATTGCGCGAACACGGCCCATTCGAGCTGGCCTGGTACGAAACCCTGGTCCGCATCGCCGACTGGCGCGCCTCGGAAGCCGAGCAACAAAACGGTACGGAGAATCTGCAATGA
- a CDS encoding DEAD/DEAH box helicase yields the protein MSDYSAFFRQATLLAEPFPYQQTLAQAAWPDFLEIPTGLGKTAAIMLAWLYKRQVAHDADTPRRLVYCLPMRVLVEQTQANIDCWLERLNLQGQVNVHILMGGEDGQSWVMQPEKDTILIGTQDMLLSRALMRGYGVSRYQWPVHFALLHNDALWVFDEVQLMGAGLSTSAQLEAFRRTLITSVVTKSLWVSATLNRDWLNTVGAVAVLHG from the coding sequence ATGAGCGACTACAGCGCATTTTTCAGACAAGCAACATTGTTAGCGGAACCTTTTCCGTATCAACAAACCCTGGCCCAAGCTGCTTGGCCGGATTTCCTGGAAATTCCGACCGGCCTCGGCAAAACCGCCGCAATCATGCTGGCGTGGCTTTATAAGCGCCAAGTCGCGCATGATGCCGACACGCCGCGCCGCTTAGTGTATTGCTTGCCGATGCGGGTTTTGGTCGAGCAAACCCAAGCCAACATCGATTGCTGGCTAGAACGGCTGAATTTGCAAGGCCAAGTCAATGTACACATTTTGATGGGCGGCGAAGACGGCCAATCCTGGGTGATGCAACCGGAAAAAGACACCATTCTGATCGGTACCCAGGACATGCTATTGTCGCGCGCCTTGATGCGCGGTTACGGCGTTAGCCGTTACCAATGGCCTGTGCATTTTGCCTTGCTGCATAACGATGCACTGTGGGTGTTCGACGAAGTGCAGTTGATGGGGGCGGGCTTATCGACCAGCGCACAACTGGAAGCCTTCCGGCGTACGCTGATAACCAGTGTCGTCACAAAAAGCCTTTGGGTTTCCGCCACCTTAAATCGCGATTGGTTGAATACAGTAGGGGCTGTTGCCGTTTTACATGGGTAA
- a CDS encoding helix-turn-helix transcriptional regulator — MQHLDKIVKLHNLLKSRHAPISGPEIEKELECSKATRQRVIADLRDRLNAPLVCDRSAGGYYYDRDDPRHPFELPGIWLTAEELQALIACQHLLGNLAPGLLQNEIGQLRDHLQKLLDRSPGVKTPQLGRIKILSQAYRSRNDDLFLTLVQALFNQHRLRIHYHARSDDLTSERLVSPQNLVLYKDNWYLDAYCHQRQEPRTFALDRIRSATASGEAAQLLDPDALQQHFGSSYGIFAGTPEHTAVLNFSVKAGRWVADETWHSQQESEWLTDGRYQLRIPFNRHEELLMDVLKYGAEVEVVEPGFLRELVRQEAEKLQAVYR, encoded by the coding sequence ATGCAACACCTCGACAAAATCGTCAAACTCCACAACCTGCTGAAAAGCCGCCATGCCCCAATCTCGGGCCCGGAAATAGAAAAAGAACTGGAATGCTCTAAAGCCACCCGCCAGCGCGTGATAGCCGATCTGCGCGACCGCCTGAACGCCCCGCTGGTCTGCGACCGTAGCGCGGGCGGTTACTACTACGACCGCGATGACCCGCGCCACCCGTTCGAGCTACCCGGCATCTGGCTCACGGCCGAAGAGCTACAAGCCTTAATTGCTTGCCAGCACCTGCTCGGCAACCTGGCGCCGGGATTATTGCAAAATGAAATCGGCCAACTCCGCGACCACCTGCAAAAACTGTTGGACCGCTCGCCGGGCGTCAAAACCCCGCAACTGGGCCGCATCAAAATCCTCAGCCAAGCCTACCGCAGCCGCAACGACGACTTGTTTCTGACCTTGGTCCAAGCCTTATTCAATCAACACCGGCTACGCATCCATTACCACGCCCGCAGCGACGACCTAACCAGCGAAAGACTGGTGTCGCCGCAAAACCTGGTTTTGTACAAAGACAACTGGTACCTCGACGCCTACTGCCACCAACGCCAGGAACCGCGGACCTTCGCGCTGGACCGAATCAGATCCGCCACCGCCAGCGGCGAAGCCGCGCAACTGCTGGACCCGGACGCGTTGCAACAACACTTCGGCTCCTCCTACGGCATATTCGCCGGCACGCCCGAACACACCGCCGTCCTCAATTTCTCCGTCAAAGCCGGCCGCTGGGTTGCCGACGAAACCTGGCACAGCCAACAAGAATCCGAGTGGCTAACCGACGGCCGCTACCAACTGCGTATTCCCTTCAACCGCCACGAAGAACTGCTGATGGATGTTTTGAAATACGGCGCCGAGGTGGAAGTGGTCGAGCCGGGGTTTTTGCGGGAGTTGGTGAGGCAAGAAGCGGAGAAGCTGCAGGCGGTTTACCGATGA
- a CDS encoding ribbon-helix-helix protein, CopG family, with protein MPAISLRLPDDVEANLKAEAQLEGKSQSEIARLAITEYLARRERERFMAEMVAEVRTAYADPEIRREALAIAEEFDAADGALDRLIAEERAAGIDPDEKWWE; from the coding sequence ATGCCAGCCATCAGCCTACGTCTACCCGACGATGTGGAAGCCAACCTCAAAGCCGAAGCCCAATTGGAAGGCAAAAGCCAGTCGGAAATCGCCCGCCTGGCGATCACCGAATACCTGGCCCGCCGCGAGCGCGAGCGGTTTATGGCGGAAATGGTGGCCGAAGTGCGCACGGCGTACGCCGACCCGGAAATCCGCCGCGAAGCCTTGGCCATTGCCGAAGAATTCGATGCGGCCGACGGGGCCCTGGACCGATTGATTGCCGAAGAACGCGCCGCCGGCATCGACCCCGACGAAAAATGGTGGGAATGA
- the cas7g gene encoding type I-G CRISPR-associated RAMP protein Csb1/Cas7g, with protein MSIDFSALHAAPRLLIEAELQPLQGARFQPTGFPDLGAAVYDGPNGNRLLLVESAQSMANRMETVCWDAPNDDWVDALKGLPLIKVIDSQGKPLTNTVQEAHRLNSAYVLEGKDQTVFDQLKAELADMDEGAVDLKKLAAVVLRYDSNALLHGLFLAKKELAGGRLRLPRVVSSFIEAEDVNLAQSGGVKNDHVNPSGDTAKGFGNVPYSRSDYTAPKITAYFNIDLAQIRGFGLGNAVEQLLIALALYKIRAVLDFGLRLRTACDLDVKKLTVTRPAGWELPERNTLEAALPGLIAAVAAENRFAEPRVTTVTWEKGKTKKTKGEAYSEDK; from the coding sequence ATGAGTATCGACTTTTCCGCTCTGCACGCCGCCCCGAGGCTGTTGATCGAGGCCGAATTGCAACCGCTGCAAGGCGCGCGTTTTCAGCCCACCGGTTTTCCGGACTTGGGCGCCGCCGTTTACGATGGTCCCAACGGTAATCGACTGCTGCTGGTGGAATCGGCGCAGAGTATGGCTAACCGAATGGAGACCGTTTGCTGGGATGCACCGAACGACGATTGGGTTGATGCGTTAAAGGGCTTACCCTTGATTAAGGTGATTGATAGTCAAGGAAAACCTTTAACCAACACGGTACAGGAAGCCCACCGCCTAAACTCGGCATACGTCCTTGAGGGAAAAGACCAAACAGTCTTTGATCAATTGAAAGCCGAATTGGCGGATATGGACGAGGGGGCAGTAGATCTCAAAAAACTTGCCGCAGTCGTTCTGAGATACGACTCAAACGCTTTACTCCACGGCTTGTTTCTTGCGAAAAAAGAATTGGCCGGCGGCCGGTTACGCTTGCCGCGTGTCGTGTCATCGTTCATCGAAGCGGAAGACGTCAATTTGGCGCAAAGCGGCGGCGTCAAAAACGACCACGTAAACCCGTCCGGCGATACCGCCAAAGGTTTCGGCAACGTTCCTTATTCGCGCAGCGACTACACCGCACCCAAAATCACCGCTTACTTCAACATCGATCTGGCTCAAATACGCGGCTTCGGCCTGGGCAATGCGGTCGAGCAATTGCTGATTGCCTTGGCGCTCTACAAAATCCGCGCGGTTCTGGACTTCGGTTTGCGCTTGCGCACCGCCTGCGATTTGGATGTCAAAAAACTGACCGTTACCCGTCCGGCGGGCTGGGAATTACCCGAACGTAATACCTTGGAAGCCGCGTTACCGGGTTTGATTGCCGCCGTTGCCGCCGAAAACCGCTTTGCCGAGCCGCGCGTTACGACGGTCACCTGGGAAAAAGGCAAAACCAAAAAAACTAAGGGCGAAGCGTACAGCGAGGACAAATAG